Proteins from a single region of Gasterosteus aculeatus chromosome 20, fGasAcu3.hap1.1, whole genome shotgun sequence:
- the iqgap3 gene encoding ras GTPase-activating-like protein IQGAP3 isoform X1 produces MADCCARYERLTAEQMDEQRVQNVAYQYLCRLEEAKRWMEACLGAELPAPVELEETLRNGVVLAKLGHRFAPKAVSLKKIYDPDQLRYQAVGLQFRHTDNINHWRIAMTTLGLPAVSGPSTGPSTGPSTGPSTGPSTGPSTGPSTGPSTGPSTGVLITACCFQIFHPETTDVYDKKNMPRAVYCIHALSLYLYRLGLAPQIHDLYGKVKFTEEEIDNMKSELDKYGIQMPAFNKIGGILANELSEDEAAGHAAVIAINEAVEKGQVEVTAAALRNPNALISDLQEVLMSFYQEVLHQARARKKEQAVNLRVHQEQKEIYEEFLTRREIQENINMVNVRSAVEQVDEALDSADERALLAALQRPCLALRGLRTDNGPWYLDQLSADRQQNAQKDGCVDPLEPNELQEGVTVANQDAQRARTIHAAVQSVNASLRLSDPRHTVSCLMTSDLELPEVFPSAASLYHRELQLLQRQSAQGELQQEELFVAVEMLSAVALINQAVEAGHLQRFGCSLVSPSAGLSDVDPSLMDRYFEHLVSVKQQVSRDLLTWNQLQEGIHSVNNSVQDEHQQLLTVGLVNKALVRGDAQKLLSALLLPSCGVEEVLPSNACRYLTLLTSARQHKAQVSRDPGAELWLADIQEAVRRANQQSQRTLKMCLALAAVNQAVKENKVNQTLRVLSLPEVGLQAVVPSCAADYQRELYSLMRARTLSGDNRSPWVRVQLDDGLFFFLHLSRLEGSWEEPSGFVNNSVFLDRHQIQEVVRSVSNSHARSGLWRSRDALVTRLQALSRGFLLRRKLDARRRFLSSQTPAVITIQSHWRRFVQREAYKHRLQFLYRNWRAVVKIQSFVKMWSARRKYQARLSFLRRHVGAVVKIQAFFRANRAREEYRMLVHSATPPLSVVRKFVHLLDLGDVDIREEAEQLRLREEVVRSIRFNHQLEADLDVMDLKIGLLVRNRATLQEVVSHCKKLTKKNKEQLSDMMDLERSKGLKALSKERRGQLEAYQHLFYLLQTQPLYLAQLIFLMPQSRSTSFMEMLVFSLFNYGSDSREAFLLLQLFTQSLRHEISLKVERPQDVVTGNPPVIRMLVNFYRHARGQNSLRETLGPALKGVLLDRTLCIRTDPVEVYKTWINQTETQTGHKSSLPYEVSPADALSHPEVQRRIDVAIVNLKNLTDRVLQAITSNLHQLPYGLRYTAKVLRDALREKFPEASEDELYKIVGNLVYYRYMNPAIVAPDGFDVVDRSAGSALQPEQRHILGSVARTLQHAAANKHFHGDGYHVRALNQYISQTHRRFRNFLLSVCDVPEPEERFNMDEYSELLILNKPVVYISISELINTHQLLLDHQEVLCPDPSDPLRLLLKDLGSVPTLQDLIGESPLADPGSESGLSQSSKMEVSLTLTNKFDIFNESNDKPDARGLLLSTKQLIIDVIRTQSGDSLGDILRGSVSHDQEACHDWLVQRRAQQDARTPEKMKRNQSLVANGNLSLEEKKRRILRCLRRLEGLGVLRPPKAEDQILRMIAKDIRQQRLHRQRRGAELQKLRQTLGSLQAKSSFHSEQVDYYRDYITSCLDNLTTNSKSTNKKTAESKGKKKILVLSYSAARLQEKGVLLEIEELPSTQFKNVVFDIMAASQKGSFSIKARFLGVQMEDVLLKYQDLLQLQYEGVAVMKMFEKAKVNVNLLIFLLNKKFFKK; encoded by the exons ATGGCGGACTGCTGCGCGCGCT atgaGCGCCTCACAGCAGAGCAGATGGATGAGCAGAGGGTCCAGAATGTGGCCTATCAGTACCTGTGCAGGCTGGAGGAGGCTAAGAG GTGGATGGAGGCGTGTCTGGGGGCGGAGCTTCCTGCTcctgtggagctggaggagacgctGAGGAACGGAGTGGTTCTGGCTAAGCTGGGTCATCGCTTCGCCCCGAAGGCCGTCAGCCTAAAGAAGATCTACGACCCGGATCAGCTCCGGTACCAG GCTGTGGGTCTTCAGTTCCGTCACACTGACAACATCAACCACTGGAGGATCGCCATGACGACACTCGGCCTGCCAGCGGTTAGTGGTCCGAGCACTGGTCCGAGCACTGGTCCGAGTACTGGTCCGAGTACTGGTCCGAGCACTGGTCCGAGCACTGGTCCGAGCACTGGTCCGAGTACTGGTCCGAGTACTGGTGTCTTGATCACAGCTTGTTGTTTTCAGATCTTTCATCCAGAAACGACGGACGTGTACGACAAGAAGAACATGCCGAGAGCAGTTTACTGCATCCACGCACTCAG cctgtACCTGTACAGATTGGGTCTGGCACCTCAGATCCACGACCTCTACGGAAAGGTCAAGTTCACAG aggagGAGATTGACAACATGAAGTCTGAGTTGGACAAATATGGGATCCAGATGCCGGCCTTCAACAAGATCGGAGGGATTCTGGCCAATGAGCTGTCGGAGGACGAGGCAGCAG GCCATGCGGCGGTGATCGCCATCAACGAGGCGGTGGAAAAAGGTCAGGTGGAGGTCACGGCGGCGGCTCTGAGGAACCCCAACGCGCTGATTTCAGACCTGCAGGAGGTGCTGATGAGCTTCTACCAGGAGGTTCTGCACCAGGCCAGAGCCAGGAAGAAGGAGCAGGCAGTCAATCTA agggtacatcaggagcagaaggagatcTACGAGGAGTTTCTGACTCGGAGAGAAATCCAGGAAAACATCAACATGGTCAACG TGCGCTCCGCGGTGGAGCAGGTAGATGAGGCGTTGGACTCTGCAGATGAACGGGCTCTGCTCGCCGCTCTGCAGCGGCCATGTTTGGCCCTGAGGGGCCTCCGCACTGATAACGGGCCCTGGTACCTGGACCAGCTGTCAGCAGACCGCCAGCAGAACGCCCAG AAAGACGGCTGTGTGGATCCTCTGGAGCCTAATGAGCTGCAGGAGGGTGTGACTGTCGCCAACCAGGACGCCCAGAGGGCCCGAACCA tacatGCAGCGGTGCAGAGTGTTAACGCCTCGCTGCGTCTCAGTGACCCCCGGCACACTGTCAGCTGcttgatgacctctgacctcgagCTTCCTGAAGTGTTTCCATCGGCTGCGAGTCTCTATCACagagagctgcagctgctgcagagacagagcGCCCAG ggggagctgcagcaggaggagctgtttGTTGCTGTGGAGATGCTGTCGGCCGTCGCTCTCATCAATCAGGCGGTGGAGGCGGGACATCTGCAGCGGTTTGGCTGTTCATTGGTCAGTCCGTCAGCAGGACTCTCTGATGTGGACCCCTCGCTGATGGACAG GTACTTTGAGCACCTGGTTAgtgtgaagcagcaggtgagcagAGATCTGCTGACCTGGAATCAGCTGCAGGAAGGAATCCACTCGGTCAACAACTCTGTGCAGGACGAACACCAAC AGCTGCTGACTGTGGGTCTGGTTAACAAGGCGCTGGTTAGAGGAGACGCtcagaagctgctgtctgcgctgctgctgccctccTGTGGTGTGGAGGAGGTCTTACCTTCGAACGCCTGCAGATACCTGACACTGCTGACCAGCGCGCGGCAGCACAAAGCGCAG GTGAGCAGAGACCCAGGAGCTGAGCTGTGGTTGGCTGATATCCAGGAGGCAGTGAGGAGAGCCAATCAGCAGAGTCAGAGAACTCTGAAGA tgtgtctcgCACTAGCTGCAGTGAACCAGGCGGTGAAGGAGAACAAGGTGAACCAGACTCTGCGGGTCCTGAGCCTCCCTGAGGTCGGCCTGCAGGCCGTGGTTCCTTCCTGCGCTGCAGACTACCAGAGAGAGCTGTACAGTCTGATGAGGGCCAGGACACTGTCag GAGACAACAGAAGTCCGTGGGTTCGAGTCCAGCTGGATGACGGCTTGTTCTTCTTCCTGCACCTGAGCCGCTTGGAGGGAAGCTGGGAGGAACCCAGCGGCTTTGTGAACAACAGCGTGTTCCTGGACCGCCACCAGATACAG GAAGTCGTCCGCAGCGTCTCTAACTCGCACGCCCGCAGCGGcctctggaggagcagagacgcCCTCGTCACCCGCCTGCAGGCGCTCAGTCGAGGCTTCCTGCTCAGGAGGAAGCTGGACGCCCGACGACGTTTCCTCAGCAGTCAGACGCCTGCTGTCATCACCATCCAG TCCCACTGGAGGAGGTTTGTCCAGCGGGAGGCCTACAAGCACCGGCTGCAGTTTCTTTATAGAAACTGGAGAGCCGTTGTCAAG atCCAGTCCTTCGTGAAGATGTGGTCGGCAAGGAGGAAGTATCAAGCTCGCCTGAGTTTCTTAAGACGTCAC GTGGGGGCTGTGGTGAAGATCCAGGCCTTCTTCAGAGCCAACAGAGCACGCGAAGAGTACAGGATGCTGG TGCACTCGGCCACGCCCCCCCTATCCGTGGTCAGGAAGTTTGTTCACCTGCTCGACCTGGGCGACGTTGACATcagagaggaggcggagcaaCTGCgcctgagggaggaggtggtgagGAGCATCCGCTTCAACCACCAGCTGGAGGCGGACCTGGACGTGATGGACCTGAAGATCGGCCTCCTGGTCCGGAACAGAGCCACGCTGCAG GAAGTGGTGTCTCATTGTAAGAAGCTGACCAAGAAGAacaaggagcagctgtcagACATGATGGACCTGGAGAGAAGTAAAGGACTGAAGGCTCTCAGCAAAGAGAGGAGGGGCCAACTGGAGGCCTACCAGCACCTGTTCTACCTGCTGCAG ACCCAGCCCCTGTACCTGGCCCAGCTGATCTTCCTGATGCCTCAGAGCCGCTCCACCTCCTTCATGGAGATGCTGGTCTTCAGTCTGTTCAACTACGGCTCTGACAGCAGAGaggccttcctgctgctgcagctcttcaCCCAGAGCCTGAGACACGAGATCAG CCTGAAGGTGGAGCGGCCTCAGGACGTGGTCACAGGGAACCCCCCCGTCATCCGCATGCTGGTGAACTTCTACCGACACGCCCGCGGTCAGAACAGCCTACGGGAGACTCTGGGTCCGGCACTGAAGGGGGTCCTGCTGGACCGGACCCTCTGCATCAGGACCGACCCGGTGGAGGTCTACAAGACCTGGATCAACCAGACCGAGACCCAGACGGGACACAAGAG CTCTCTGCCCTACGAGGTCTCACCTGCCGACGCCCTGAGTCACCCTGAGGTGCAGAGACGCATCGATGTCGCCATCGTCAACCTGAAGAACCTAACGGACCGAGTCCTCCAGGCCATCACCTCCAACCTCCACCAGCTACC CTACGGGCTGCGTTACACAGCGAAGGTTCTCAGAGACGCGCTGAGGGAAAAGTTCCCAGAAGCCAGCGAGGACGAGCTCTACAAG atTGTTGGTAACCTGGTCTACTACCGCTACATGAACCCGGCCATCGTGGCCCCGGACGGGTTCGACGTTGTGGATCGCTCCGCCGGCTCGGCCCTGCAGCCGGAGCAGCGCCACATCCTGGGCTCGGTGGCCCGCACGCTGCAGCACGCCGCCGCCAACAAGCACTTCCACGGAGACGGGTACCACGTGAGGGCTCTGAACCAGTACATCAGCCAGACCCACCGCAGGTTCAG GAACTTCCTGTTGAGCGTTTGTGATGTTCCGGAACCAGAGGAGCGGTTCAACATGGACGAATACTCTGAGCTTCTGATCCTCAACAAACCTGTCGTCTATATCTCCATCAGCGAGCTGATCAACACCCACCAG ctGTTGCTGGACCACCAGGAGGTTTTGTGTCCGGACCCCTCAGACCCCCTCAGACTGCTCCTGAAAGACCTGGGATCCGTTCCCACCCTGCAGGACCTCATTG GTGAGTCTCCTCTAGCTGATCCAGGATCAGAGTCCGGTCTGTCTCAGAGCAGCAAGATGGAGGTTTCTCTGACTCTCACCAACAAGTTTGACATCTTCAACGAGTCCAACGACAAACCAGACGCCAGAGGACTGCTGCTCAG CACGAAGCAGCTGATCATCGATGTCATCAGGACTCAGTCAGGTGACTCTCTGGGTGACATCctgagaggatctgtgtcacatgaccag gAAGCCTGCCACGATTGGCTGGTCCAGCGGCGAGCTCAGCAGGACGCTCGCACCccagagaagatgaagaggaaccAGTCGCTGGTCGCTAACGGCAACCTGAgtttggaggagaagaagaggaggatccTGAGGTGCCTCCGTCGCCTGGAGGGACTCGGGGTCCTGAGGCCGCCAAAAGCTGAAGACCAGATCCTTCGGATGATCGCCAAG GACATCCGTCAGCAGCGTCTACACCGCCAGCGTCGGGGGGCGGAGCTACAGAAGCTCCGCCAGACACTCGGCAGCCTGCAGGCGAAGAGCAGCTTCCACAGCGAACAGGTGGACTACTACAGGGattacatcacttcctgtctggacAACCTGACCACCAACAG TAAATCAACCAACAAGAAGACGGCAGAGagcaaagggaagaagaagattcTTGTTCTGAGCTACAGCGCCgcccggctgcaggagaagggaGTGCTGCTGGAGATAGAGGAGCTCCCATCTACACa GTTTAAGAACGTCGTGTTCGACATCATGGCCGCTTCTCAGAAAGGAAGCTTCAGCATCAAAGCTCGATTCCTGGGAGTCCAGATGGAAGACGTCCTCCTCAAGTACCAG GACCTGCTCCAGCTGCAGTATGAAGGCGTTGCAGTGATGAAGATGTTTGAGAAAGCGAAGGTCAATGTTAACctgctcatcttcctcctcaacAAGAAGTTCTTCAAGAAatga
- the iqgap3 gene encoding ras GTPase-activating-like protein IQGAP3 isoform X2, whose amino-acid sequence MADCCARYERLTAEQMDEQRVQNVAYQYLCRLEEAKRWMEACLGAELPAPVELEETLRNGVVLAKLGHRFAPKAVSLKKIYDPDQLRYQAVGLQFRHTDNINHWRIAMTTLGLPAIFHPETTDVYDKKNMPRAVYCIHALSLYLYRLGLAPQIHDLYGKVKFTEEEIDNMKSELDKYGIQMPAFNKIGGILANELSEDEAAGHAAVIAINEAVEKGQVEVTAAALRNPNALISDLQEVLMSFYQEVLHQARARKKEQAVNLRVHQEQKEIYEEFLTRREIQENINMVNVRSAVEQVDEALDSADERALLAALQRPCLALRGLRTDNGPWYLDQLSADRQQNAQKDGCVDPLEPNELQEGVTVANQDAQRARTIHAAVQSVNASLRLSDPRHTVSCLMTSDLELPEVFPSAASLYHRELQLLQRQSAQGELQQEELFVAVEMLSAVALINQAVEAGHLQRFGCSLVSPSAGLSDVDPSLMDRYFEHLVSVKQQVSRDLLTWNQLQEGIHSVNNSVQDEHQQLLTVGLVNKALVRGDAQKLLSALLLPSCGVEEVLPSNACRYLTLLTSARQHKAQVSRDPGAELWLADIQEAVRRANQQSQRTLKMCLALAAVNQAVKENKVNQTLRVLSLPEVGLQAVVPSCAADYQRELYSLMRARTLSGDNRSPWVRVQLDDGLFFFLHLSRLEGSWEEPSGFVNNSVFLDRHQIQEVVRSVSNSHARSGLWRSRDALVTRLQALSRGFLLRRKLDARRRFLSSQTPAVITIQSHWRRFVQREAYKHRLQFLYRNWRAVVKIQSFVKMWSARRKYQARLSFLRRHVGAVVKIQAFFRANRAREEYRMLVHSATPPLSVVRKFVHLLDLGDVDIREEAEQLRLREEVVRSIRFNHQLEADLDVMDLKIGLLVRNRATLQEVVSHCKKLTKKNKEQLSDMMDLERSKGLKALSKERRGQLEAYQHLFYLLQTQPLYLAQLIFLMPQSRSTSFMEMLVFSLFNYGSDSREAFLLLQLFTQSLRHEISLKVERPQDVVTGNPPVIRMLVNFYRHARGQNSLRETLGPALKGVLLDRTLCIRTDPVEVYKTWINQTETQTGHKSSLPYEVSPADALSHPEVQRRIDVAIVNLKNLTDRVLQAITSNLHQLPYGLRYTAKVLRDALREKFPEASEDELYKIVGNLVYYRYMNPAIVAPDGFDVVDRSAGSALQPEQRHILGSVARTLQHAAANKHFHGDGYHVRALNQYISQTHRRFRNFLLSVCDVPEPEERFNMDEYSELLILNKPVVYISISELINTHQLLLDHQEVLCPDPSDPLRLLLKDLGSVPTLQDLIGESPLADPGSESGLSQSSKMEVSLTLTNKFDIFNESNDKPDARGLLLSTKQLIIDVIRTQSGDSLGDILRGSVSHDQEACHDWLVQRRAQQDARTPEKMKRNQSLVANGNLSLEEKKRRILRCLRRLEGLGVLRPPKAEDQILRMIAKDIRQQRLHRQRRGAELQKLRQTLGSLQAKSSFHSEQVDYYRDYITSCLDNLTTNSKSTNKKTAESKGKKKILVLSYSAARLQEKGVLLEIEELPSTQFKNVVFDIMAASQKGSFSIKARFLGVQMEDVLLKYQDLLQLQYEGVAVMKMFEKAKVNVNLLIFLLNKKFFKK is encoded by the exons ATGGCGGACTGCTGCGCGCGCT atgaGCGCCTCACAGCAGAGCAGATGGATGAGCAGAGGGTCCAGAATGTGGCCTATCAGTACCTGTGCAGGCTGGAGGAGGCTAAGAG GTGGATGGAGGCGTGTCTGGGGGCGGAGCTTCCTGCTcctgtggagctggaggagacgctGAGGAACGGAGTGGTTCTGGCTAAGCTGGGTCATCGCTTCGCCCCGAAGGCCGTCAGCCTAAAGAAGATCTACGACCCGGATCAGCTCCGGTACCAG GCTGTGGGTCTTCAGTTCCGTCACACTGACAACATCAACCACTGGAGGATCGCCATGACGACACTCGGCCTGCCAGCG ATCTTTCATCCAGAAACGACGGACGTGTACGACAAGAAGAACATGCCGAGAGCAGTTTACTGCATCCACGCACTCAG cctgtACCTGTACAGATTGGGTCTGGCACCTCAGATCCACGACCTCTACGGAAAGGTCAAGTTCACAG aggagGAGATTGACAACATGAAGTCTGAGTTGGACAAATATGGGATCCAGATGCCGGCCTTCAACAAGATCGGAGGGATTCTGGCCAATGAGCTGTCGGAGGACGAGGCAGCAG GCCATGCGGCGGTGATCGCCATCAACGAGGCGGTGGAAAAAGGTCAGGTGGAGGTCACGGCGGCGGCTCTGAGGAACCCCAACGCGCTGATTTCAGACCTGCAGGAGGTGCTGATGAGCTTCTACCAGGAGGTTCTGCACCAGGCCAGAGCCAGGAAGAAGGAGCAGGCAGTCAATCTA agggtacatcaggagcagaaggagatcTACGAGGAGTTTCTGACTCGGAGAGAAATCCAGGAAAACATCAACATGGTCAACG TGCGCTCCGCGGTGGAGCAGGTAGATGAGGCGTTGGACTCTGCAGATGAACGGGCTCTGCTCGCCGCTCTGCAGCGGCCATGTTTGGCCCTGAGGGGCCTCCGCACTGATAACGGGCCCTGGTACCTGGACCAGCTGTCAGCAGACCGCCAGCAGAACGCCCAG AAAGACGGCTGTGTGGATCCTCTGGAGCCTAATGAGCTGCAGGAGGGTGTGACTGTCGCCAACCAGGACGCCCAGAGGGCCCGAACCA tacatGCAGCGGTGCAGAGTGTTAACGCCTCGCTGCGTCTCAGTGACCCCCGGCACACTGTCAGCTGcttgatgacctctgacctcgagCTTCCTGAAGTGTTTCCATCGGCTGCGAGTCTCTATCACagagagctgcagctgctgcagagacagagcGCCCAG ggggagctgcagcaggaggagctgtttGTTGCTGTGGAGATGCTGTCGGCCGTCGCTCTCATCAATCAGGCGGTGGAGGCGGGACATCTGCAGCGGTTTGGCTGTTCATTGGTCAGTCCGTCAGCAGGACTCTCTGATGTGGACCCCTCGCTGATGGACAG GTACTTTGAGCACCTGGTTAgtgtgaagcagcaggtgagcagAGATCTGCTGACCTGGAATCAGCTGCAGGAAGGAATCCACTCGGTCAACAACTCTGTGCAGGACGAACACCAAC AGCTGCTGACTGTGGGTCTGGTTAACAAGGCGCTGGTTAGAGGAGACGCtcagaagctgctgtctgcgctgctgctgccctccTGTGGTGTGGAGGAGGTCTTACCTTCGAACGCCTGCAGATACCTGACACTGCTGACCAGCGCGCGGCAGCACAAAGCGCAG GTGAGCAGAGACCCAGGAGCTGAGCTGTGGTTGGCTGATATCCAGGAGGCAGTGAGGAGAGCCAATCAGCAGAGTCAGAGAACTCTGAAGA tgtgtctcgCACTAGCTGCAGTGAACCAGGCGGTGAAGGAGAACAAGGTGAACCAGACTCTGCGGGTCCTGAGCCTCCCTGAGGTCGGCCTGCAGGCCGTGGTTCCTTCCTGCGCTGCAGACTACCAGAGAGAGCTGTACAGTCTGATGAGGGCCAGGACACTGTCag GAGACAACAGAAGTCCGTGGGTTCGAGTCCAGCTGGATGACGGCTTGTTCTTCTTCCTGCACCTGAGCCGCTTGGAGGGAAGCTGGGAGGAACCCAGCGGCTTTGTGAACAACAGCGTGTTCCTGGACCGCCACCAGATACAG GAAGTCGTCCGCAGCGTCTCTAACTCGCACGCCCGCAGCGGcctctggaggagcagagacgcCCTCGTCACCCGCCTGCAGGCGCTCAGTCGAGGCTTCCTGCTCAGGAGGAAGCTGGACGCCCGACGACGTTTCCTCAGCAGTCAGACGCCTGCTGTCATCACCATCCAG TCCCACTGGAGGAGGTTTGTCCAGCGGGAGGCCTACAAGCACCGGCTGCAGTTTCTTTATAGAAACTGGAGAGCCGTTGTCAAG atCCAGTCCTTCGTGAAGATGTGGTCGGCAAGGAGGAAGTATCAAGCTCGCCTGAGTTTCTTAAGACGTCAC GTGGGGGCTGTGGTGAAGATCCAGGCCTTCTTCAGAGCCAACAGAGCACGCGAAGAGTACAGGATGCTGG TGCACTCGGCCACGCCCCCCCTATCCGTGGTCAGGAAGTTTGTTCACCTGCTCGACCTGGGCGACGTTGACATcagagaggaggcggagcaaCTGCgcctgagggaggaggtggtgagGAGCATCCGCTTCAACCACCAGCTGGAGGCGGACCTGGACGTGATGGACCTGAAGATCGGCCTCCTGGTCCGGAACAGAGCCACGCTGCAG GAAGTGGTGTCTCATTGTAAGAAGCTGACCAAGAAGAacaaggagcagctgtcagACATGATGGACCTGGAGAGAAGTAAAGGACTGAAGGCTCTCAGCAAAGAGAGGAGGGGCCAACTGGAGGCCTACCAGCACCTGTTCTACCTGCTGCAG ACCCAGCCCCTGTACCTGGCCCAGCTGATCTTCCTGATGCCTCAGAGCCGCTCCACCTCCTTCATGGAGATGCTGGTCTTCAGTCTGTTCAACTACGGCTCTGACAGCAGAGaggccttcctgctgctgcagctcttcaCCCAGAGCCTGAGACACGAGATCAG CCTGAAGGTGGAGCGGCCTCAGGACGTGGTCACAGGGAACCCCCCCGTCATCCGCATGCTGGTGAACTTCTACCGACACGCCCGCGGTCAGAACAGCCTACGGGAGACTCTGGGTCCGGCACTGAAGGGGGTCCTGCTGGACCGGACCCTCTGCATCAGGACCGACCCGGTGGAGGTCTACAAGACCTGGATCAACCAGACCGAGACCCAGACGGGACACAAGAG CTCTCTGCCCTACGAGGTCTCACCTGCCGACGCCCTGAGTCACCCTGAGGTGCAGAGACGCATCGATGTCGCCATCGTCAACCTGAAGAACCTAACGGACCGAGTCCTCCAGGCCATCACCTCCAACCTCCACCAGCTACC CTACGGGCTGCGTTACACAGCGAAGGTTCTCAGAGACGCGCTGAGGGAAAAGTTCCCAGAAGCCAGCGAGGACGAGCTCTACAAG atTGTTGGTAACCTGGTCTACTACCGCTACATGAACCCGGCCATCGTGGCCCCGGACGGGTTCGACGTTGTGGATCGCTCCGCCGGCTCGGCCCTGCAGCCGGAGCAGCGCCACATCCTGGGCTCGGTGGCCCGCACGCTGCAGCACGCCGCCGCCAACAAGCACTTCCACGGAGACGGGTACCACGTGAGGGCTCTGAACCAGTACATCAGCCAGACCCACCGCAGGTTCAG GAACTTCCTGTTGAGCGTTTGTGATGTTCCGGAACCAGAGGAGCGGTTCAACATGGACGAATACTCTGAGCTTCTGATCCTCAACAAACCTGTCGTCTATATCTCCATCAGCGAGCTGATCAACACCCACCAG ctGTTGCTGGACCACCAGGAGGTTTTGTGTCCGGACCCCTCAGACCCCCTCAGACTGCTCCTGAAAGACCTGGGATCCGTTCCCACCCTGCAGGACCTCATTG GTGAGTCTCCTCTAGCTGATCCAGGATCAGAGTCCGGTCTGTCTCAGAGCAGCAAGATGGAGGTTTCTCTGACTCTCACCAACAAGTTTGACATCTTCAACGAGTCCAACGACAAACCAGACGCCAGAGGACTGCTGCTCAG CACGAAGCAGCTGATCATCGATGTCATCAGGACTCAGTCAGGTGACTCTCTGGGTGACATCctgagaggatctgtgtcacatgaccag gAAGCCTGCCACGATTGGCTGGTCCAGCGGCGAGCTCAGCAGGACGCTCGCACCccagagaagatgaagaggaaccAGTCGCTGGTCGCTAACGGCAACCTGAgtttggaggagaagaagaggaggatccTGAGGTGCCTCCGTCGCCTGGAGGGACTCGGGGTCCTGAGGCCGCCAAAAGCTGAAGACCAGATCCTTCGGATGATCGCCAAG GACATCCGTCAGCAGCGTCTACACCGCCAGCGTCGGGGGGCGGAGCTACAGAAGCTCCGCCAGACACTCGGCAGCCTGCAGGCGAAGAGCAGCTTCCACAGCGAACAGGTGGACTACTACAGGGattacatcacttcctgtctggacAACCTGACCACCAACAG TAAATCAACCAACAAGAAGACGGCAGAGagcaaagggaagaagaagattcTTGTTCTGAGCTACAGCGCCgcccggctgcaggagaagggaGTGCTGCTGGAGATAGAGGAGCTCCCATCTACACa GTTTAAGAACGTCGTGTTCGACATCATGGCCGCTTCTCAGAAAGGAAGCTTCAGCATCAAAGCTCGATTCCTGGGAGTCCAGATGGAAGACGTCCTCCTCAAGTACCAG GACCTGCTCCAGCTGCAGTATGAAGGCGTTGCAGTGATGAAGATGTTTGAGAAAGCGAAGGTCAATGTTAACctgctcatcttcctcctcaacAAGAAGTTCTTCAAGAAatga
- the LOC120811013 gene encoding gonadotropin-releasing hormone II receptor, giving the protein MSSNWSVVQRLSQAPPTGPTLPPLLNASRFPPLMDWEAPSFTRAAQFRVGATFVLFMFAACSNLALLASVWWGRGRRLSSHLRPLMLSLASADLVMTFVVMPLDAVWNMTVQWYGGDALCRLLCFLKLFAMHASAFVLVVVSLDRQHAILNPLDALSAHRRNRVMLLLAWCLSLLLASPQLVIFRAIRVEAVDFTQCATHGSFSRRWQETVYNMFHFFTLYVVPLLVMSCCYSRILLHIHQQHMREKAGESYLRRSGTGIIPKARLKTLKMTVVIVLSFVVCWTPYYLLGLWYWFQPAMLRLTPEYVHHGLFVFGNLNTCCDPVIYGFYTPSFRADLAACCRRTRSAPLSPPTAAGR; this is encoded by the exons ATGTCAAGTAACTGGTCCGTCGTGCAGCGGTTATCCCAGGCTCCGCCCACTGGTCCCACACTGCCGCCCCTTCTCAACGCCTCCAGGTTCCCCCCTCTCATGGACTGGGAGGCTCCCAGCTTCACCCGGGCAGCCCAGTTCCGCGTGGGCGCCACCTTCGTCCTTTTCATGTTCGCTGCCTGCAGCAACCTTGCCCTATTGGCCAGCGTATGGTGGGGGCGTGGCCGGCGGCTATCCTCTCACCTGCGGCCGCTGATGCTGAGCCTGGCGTCGGCCGACCTGGTAATGACCTTTGTGGTGATGCCTCTGGATGCGGTGTGGAACATGACGGTGCAGTGGTACGGAGGAGACGCCCTCTGCCGGCTCCTGTGCTTCCTGAAGCTCTTCGCCATGCACGCCTCCGCCTTCGTCCTCGTGGTGGTCAGCCTTGATCGCCAGCACGCCATCCTGAACCCGCTGGATGCCCTGAGCGCGCACCGCCGCAACAGAgtcatgctgctgctggcctGGTGCCTCAGCCTGCTGCTTGCATCGCCTCAG CTCGTCATCTTCCGGGCCATCAGAGTGGAGGCCGTGGACTTCACTCAATGTGCAACTCACGGGAGCTTCAGCCGCCGCTGGCAGGAGACGGTCTACAACATGTTCCACTTCTTCACGCTGTATGTTGTCCCCCTGCTGGTGATGAGCTGCTGCTACAGCCGCATTCTGCTCCACATCCACCAGCAGCACATGAGGGAGAAAG CAGGTGAGTCATACCTGCGGCGCAGCGGCACTGGCATCATCCCGAAGGCCCGGTTGAAGACCCTGAAGATGACGGTGGTCATCGTACTGTCCTTCGTGGTGTGCTGGACGCCGTACTACCTGCTGGGGCTGTGGTACTGGTTCCAGCCAGCCATGCTGCGCCTCACACCCGAGTACGTGCATCATGGCCTCTTTGTCTTTGGGAACCTGAACACCTGCTGCGACCCCGTCATCTATGGCTTCTACACGCCCTCCTTCAGGGCCGACCTCGCTGCCTGCTGCCGTCGGACCAGGAGCGCACCCCTGTCGCCACCGACGGCAGCAGGGCGTTAG